From the Lolium rigidum isolate FL_2022 chromosome 2, APGP_CSIRO_Lrig_0.1, whole genome shotgun sequence genome, one window contains:
- the LOC124690867 gene encoding uncharacterized protein LOC124690867: MVHPPGAQPRKRRAAPQAPPPGVMKAAAGSSHRNAHVGKRARAAQPSSTLRQNIRAEYHNIINGPPPLGLRLRKSESFLDLLQKILSKANSTTGQPVMDNIHSAPPMMEDVKSEAPAASDRLKASNFPAKFLKIGNWEYTSQYEGDLVAKCYYAKQKLVWEVLHCGLKSKIELQWSDITALKATCPDAGDYGTLDIVLSRPPIFFQETNPQPRKHTLWQPAADFTGGQASMYRRHILRCTSSLLSKNFDKIIQCDQRLYQLSQQPVIILDSPVYESRSSIFENPTESDGPSTKFPHFAPPHVVSPVLENDGVKHLTLKQPDPFFQPMNLDVQDKNPSLCNLSVPGLRSSISMDDLINHIDSYITEHQAAGDPPLPNSEVPAKELLQIAESLLSDTHGPPSADENYLMARVNSLCCLLEKDTAPATVSISEQKGTTDVAEAVSDDFDGRTADGVVPSVISRNDSFADLLENLPRVASVSQFLFNIAEDSSLQF; encoded by the exons ATGGTGCATCCCCCGGGCGCCCAGCCGAGGAAGCGGCGCGCCGCCCCGCAGGCGCCGCCGCCGGGCGTCATGAAGGCGGCGGCCGGCTCCAGCCACAGGAACGCTCATGTTGGCAAGCGCGCCAGGGCGGCGCAGCCGTCGTCGACTCTGCGTCAG AACATCCGTGCCGAGTACCACAATATAATTAATGGACCGCCCCCATTGGGTCTACGATTAAGAAAGAGTGAATCTTTTCTGGACCTTCTTCAGAAAATTCTTTCAAAGGCAAACTCTACCACAGGGCAGCCTGTTATGGACAATATCCATTCCGCGCCTCCCATGATGGAAGACGTCAAATCTGAGGCTCCTGCAGCTAGTGATCGGCTCAAGGCTTCAAATTTTCCAGCAAAATTTCTGAAAATTGGTAATTGGGAG TACACGTCACAGTATGAAGGTGATTTGGTGGCAAAATGCTATTATGCAAAGCAGAAGCTTGTTTGGGAAGTTCTGCATTGTGGTCTTAAGAGTAAGATAGAACTGCAATGGTCAGATATTACTGCCTTGAAGGCAACTTGCCCAGATGCCGGAGATTATGGAACCTTGGATATAGTG TTGTCTCGGCCACCAATTTTCTTCCAAGAGACTAATCCTCAGCCAAGAAAACATACATTATGGCAGCCCGCAGCAGATTTCACCGGTGGACAAGCAAGCATGTACAG GAGGCATATATTACGGTGCACCTCAAGTTTGTTGAGCAAGAACTTTGATAAGATTATTCAGTGTGATCAGCGACTATATCAACTGAGCCAACAGCCAGTTATCATATTGGACTCTCCAGTTTATGAATCTAGAAGCTCTATATTTGAAAATCCAACTGAAAGTGACGGCCCTTCAACCAAGTTCCCACATTTTGCGCCACCACATGTTGTTTCTCCAGTGCTTGAAAATGATGGAGTGAAGCATCTTACGTTAAAGCAACCAGACCCTTTTTTTCAGCCAATGAACTTAG ATGTCCAAGATAAGAACCCCAGTTTGTGTAATCTATCCGTTCCAGGGCTGAGATCATCCATCTCCATGGACGATTTGATAAACCATATAGATAGTTACATAACAGAGCATCAAGCTGCTGGAGACCCTCCATTGCCAAATAGTGAGGTGCCAGCCAAAGAATTATTGCAGATTGCTGAGAGCCTTTTGAGCGACACACATGGTCCACCATCCGCAGATGAGAATTATTTGATGGCACGGGTGAACTCCCTTTGTTGTTTGCTTGAGAAAGACACTGCGCCAGCCACCGTATCCATTTCGGAGCAGAAGGGCACCACTGATGTAGCGGAAGCAGTTTCAGATGACTTTGATGGGAGAACTGCTGATGGCGTTGTACCGTCTGTCATCTCGAGAAATGATTCCTTTGCGGATTTGCTGGAGAACCTCCCCCGCGTAGCATCTGTTTCACAATTCTTATTCAATATAGCAGAGGACTCTAGTTTGCAATTCTAG